The following nucleotide sequence is from Citrus sinensis cultivar Valencia sweet orange chromosome 6, DVS_A1.0, whole genome shotgun sequence.
TTTAAGCTCACACATACTTCGGCCATTATGGCACCAACAGCTCAAAATGAAGCCTCAAGTCTATTCATTTAGCCCATCCAAAATTAgccaaatttcaaatctaaaaaCTTGCTGacattttctttgaaatagAAAGCAGTAAGGCACGGATGCCTCTTTAACTGTTTTGTCAGTACGTGTCTCCCAAGCAAGAAGCCATGTACTAATTCAGAGTCCCTATAGTCCCTTGTGTAATTCTTGCAATAAATCTAATATAAGATTCAACAGCTTCAGTGTTACCgacaaaaattacaattgcAAAGACAAGAACAAGAATGGCTCAGTCAAATATCGAACCGACTAATCATAAAGCCGAGTCGTTTAAGCTTTTGAGTGGCCACACAATTCCAGCTGTTGGATTGGGCACTTGGAAAAGTGGAGATGAAGCCTTCAAGTCTGTATTCACTGCCATTGTTGAGGTACTAtcacattttatttcatattttgctcacattacattataaaatatttcaagttaCAAGTGCTTTTGATTTCGATGCAGGGTGGCTACAGACACATTGACACTGCCAAGCAGTATGGTGTTCAAGAAAATGTCTCTCACACTCTTGATCTCTTCACATATTGCAAGATTCACcattaaaaaagttattttattttatttttccattttcttgcAGATAGGGCTGGCACTCAAGGAGGCCATGCAAACAGGGATCCAGAGAAAGGATCTCTTTGTCACATCTAAGCTATGGTAATACATCACAACACATTAATGATCAATAAGTGACCAAATTATTAATGCTGGTCACCGCTTAGGCCATTGACCAGGTGGTAACATACTCTTAGTTTGAATTTCAATGGgactcaaaattttaacctGAAAAAACTACAAGTATGTTGAAGActataacaatattttagaCGCACATTTTCGAGCTACGTGGAGACGTTGATTATAATGTGAATAGTTTGTACTTTGTaagatataataatttcaaatgttgTAATATCTTTTCATATTTCATGGAGAAAATCTATAGGTGCGCAGATTTGTCTCCAGATAGAGTTCGGAGTGCATTGAACAATACCCTTCAAGAACTCCAACTTGATTACCTTGATCTTTATCTGGTAATTGCatattatatatgttcttGTTTCtcattcattaaaattttcgcGTACGAGTAATGGAGCAACGTATGTGTCTTTCAAATTGCACTTCTTGTTGGTTACAGATTCATTGGCCATTTAGGCTAAAAGAAGGAGCCAGCAGACCTCCGAAAGATGGAGAGGTTTTGGAGTTTGATATGGAAGGTGTTTGGAGAGAAATGGAGAAGCTTGTGAAGGATGGTCTTGTTAGGGATGTTGGTGTTTGCAATTTTACTCTGAAGAAGCTCAATAAACTACTTAACTTTGCTAAGACAAAGCCTTCTGTCTGTCAGGTCAGAATCAGATTTATTAGTCATTACAAAATTGTTAACAGCTATTATGTGATATCCCTTTAGTGGGTGCTTTTGGCTTCAGATGGAAATGCATCCCGGATGgagaaatgataaaatacTTGAGGCCTGCAAGAAAAATGGCATCCATGTCACTGTAAGACCAAATAATAATTCgcattattcatatttaattttggtggatcatttggattttgaatcttttgcAGGCATACTCTCCATTGGGCTCACAAGGAGCAGGCAGAGATCTGATCCATGATCCAACGGTGGAGAGAATAGCAAAGAAGCTGAACAAAAGCCCCGGCCAGATTCTGCTGAAATGGGGGATTCACAGAGGGACAAGTGTGATCCCAAAATCTACACATCCTGACAGGATCAAGGAGAATATTAAGGCCTTTGGTTGGGAAATACCAGAGCACGATTTCCAAACTCTTTGCAGTATGACTGACCAGGTAATGTTCTCATTGTGCAAAAGTGCATGcatctatatatatagctaTAGTCTGTGCCTGAGTGTGAGATTGATTGATATGATATTGTTGTTGTGATGATTTCAGAAACGGCTATTGCATGGTGAAATACTCTTTGTAAACAGCAGCGCAGGGCCCTTCAGGTGCGTGGCTGATCTTTGGGACCATGAGGACTAATTGCTTGCTCTTCCAGGTTGCACAGAACATGTGATGTTCTGCAAATGAATTatgattatgaataaaaataacccaTTTTTGTCGCTTTTTAAGTTTGGTGTTTTATCGCCATTGCTAAGGCAGCATAGCTCTGAAAATCTCCATGTACTACTCTCTTACCTTGAACCAAATCATTCTATTTCTAAAGTGCTCTAAGTCAgttaagaaaaacaaatttgatagtttattgttgaaatttgaTTGAGAGGGccaacacttttttttttccttgtaacTTTTATATGGTAGATGATTATCTGTTGGAGAAGCATGAATTATGGAATAATAGGAGGGGACAGTTGCATTACATTAGCTATAAAGTAAAAGTGACATTCTAAaagttgtatttttaaaattacacagAACCCCAAGAATTACAAAGATAAAAGTGGGTGTCAGTCTTAATCAAACATTTTAACattgtatttttcaaatttaatttgaagcACAACAGTTACGAACACATCATTAATCTCATTATTAACAGAATTCAATCCCGTACAAAAAGCTTGCTTTCCTGTGAATGTAAATACAATTGTTCAAATTTGAAGGATATTAATTTGTAGTGGCGTCACATAT
It contains:
- the LOC102606883 gene encoding aldose reductase, giving the protein MAQSNIEPTNHKAESFKLLSGHTIPAVGLGTWKSGDEAFKSVFTAIVEGGYRHIDTAKQYGVQENIGLALKEAMQTGIQRKDLFVTSKLWCADLSPDRVRSALNNTLQELQLDYLDLYLIHWPFRLKEGASRPPKDGEVLEFDMEGVWREMEKLVKDGLVRDVGVCNFTLKKLNKLLNFAKTKPSVCQMEMHPGWRNDKILEACKKNGIHVTAYSPLGSQGAGRDLIHDPTVERIAKKLNKSPGQILLKWGIHRGTSVIPKSTHPDRIKENIKAFGWEIPEHDFQTLCSMTDQKRLLHGEILFVNSSAGPFRCVADLWDHED